The genome window GGGCACCTTCTACCTATCGGTTGTCTATGGACCAAATGACGAGAACCTTAAGGACACTTTCTTGCCGAGATGGCTAAGGTTCGCGCGTCCCTGCAAGGGCCTTGGCTAGTCATCGGCCATTTCAACATGATTGCGTTTGCCACCGACAAGAATAACACTAATATTAATAGGCGATCAATTTCGAGGTTTCGCTAATTTTTGATTGAGCGGGAGCTGAAAGACTTGCATATGTTTGGTCTCAATGTGGTTGGCATCTCATCGATGGACTTACATGTGCTAGACGCGCCATTCTATGAGGACGAACTTTGGGATGCTGTGAAGAGCTTGACATGTAATAAAGCCTTGGGCCTTGATGGGTTTACAGCCAAGTTTTTATCAAGCAGCTTGGTTGGTAATTGGAAAGGATGTCCCCCTGGCCATATGCGCTTTCAGTGTTGGGGACCGGAGAGGGCTCAATCGTCTGAATTGATGCCTCATCACTCTACTTCCGAAGAAGGATGCACCTTCCTCACCGTTAGACTATCGCCAGATAAGCCTTATCCACAGCATTGGTAAATTGATTACAAAAGCGATAGCGCTCCGGCTCGCTCCGTGGCTCAACTCGTTCGTCTCAAACAACCAAAGCGCATTCATCGCCGACTGATCTATACATGATAATTTTAAGCTTGTACACTCCACTACAAAGTTGCTTAAGAAGGCAAGGCGGCCCAAGATTCTGTTCAAGCCGGACATTTCAAAAGGATTCGACTTCGTGAGCTGGGCTTTCCTCCTTGAGGTTCTAAGGGATTGGGGATTTGGTCCCCAATGGTGCAGCTGGATCGAGGCTATTCTCGGTTCCACTTTAACTCAGATCCTTCTGAATTCAATTCCAGGACCGCCACTCATCCATGCTAGAGGGCTACAGCAAGGGGACTCCCTCTCCCTTTTCTTGTTTGTGCTGGTGATGTATGTCCTTGCTCGGCTCCTAGCTGTGACCGGTGTGGAGGGTGCCATGGACTCGACCGGTCATGGCTCTATACTGCGTTGTTTCTCTCTCTACACCAATGATATTGTACTCTTCATGTCGCCAAACCCTAATGATATCCAAGCACATCTGCACATAATTGGATTCTTGGGGGTAGCATCCATACTTGGCACCAACTTGAAAAAATGCGCATCAGTCCCAATTTGGTGCTCTGCAGAGCATATTGCCATTATCAACAATAGTCTTCCATGTGGATCATCTTCATTTCCTATACAATATTTGGGAGTCCCTCTCTCGGCTGGCAAGCTCCGCAGAGGACATTTGCAGCCTTTGGTTAACAAAGTAGCCGCCAAGCTTCCACCATGGCAGGCGAAGCTAATCTCTAAGGCTGGATTGGCAATGTTGGTGAGATCTATCCTCTACCCCATTGCACACGCTGATCTCTATCGCAGTGCCACCCTAGGTTATCAAAGATATTGATCAGATTagaaaagcttttctttggTATGGAGAGAGGGCTttgaatggggggggggggggggggcgcaacGCCATTGCCTAGTCACGCATTTGTCGGCCTCTTGATTACGGTGGTTTCGGCATCCAAGACCTCCGTTTGGCCAGCTTGGCTTTGTGACTCCGTTGTTTATGGTGGCAATGTTGTGATCCATCCAAACCATGGGCCAGCCTTCCCGCGCATCACGAGCCAGAAGTTGCCGCCCTTTTTGTAGCTTCTACGAAATTTGAAGTGGGCAATGACATGAGGACCTTGTTCTGGACAGATCCTTGGATCAGCGGTTGCTCCGTCCAAACCATGGTTCTTGAACTTTTCAGATGTGTTGCTCCTAATATTTTGAAGACTAGAACGATGAGGGATGTGTTGCCCAACCGTCAATGGATAAGAGATATTTCCAGACCGCTGTGCATACTGGCCATAGCTCAACACCTAAGGCTTTGGAGCCATCTCAAATCTGTCAGTTTGAGTAACGCAGAAGATCAGATAATCTAGAAATGGACACCGTCCGGGCAGTACACAGCTAAATTGGCATACCATGTCATGTTCCTTGGCTCCATTCGGTTTGAGGGCACTAAGTTGGTgtggaggtcctgggcttcggtgGACCCAAAAGGTAAAATTCTTCAGGTACACATTGTACCCGAAGGTAAAATTCTTCGGGTGGCTCGCATTACATGGGAGGCTATGGACGGCGAACCGAAGGAAGAGGCATGGTCTACAAAAGGAAGACTCATGTACACATTGTGCCTAGCTACCGGAAACCACCGACCACTTGCTCCTTCACTACACCTTAGCAAGGGAGATCTGATGGCGAACTATGGGACTACATGCTCCTACGACAACAATTTCTCTCTTGGAATGGTGGCTGGAGCTTTGGCGACGTGTGGTTAAAGAGTATCGGAAAGGCCTCAACTCCCTGGTCCTACTAACATGCTGGAGGCTATGGTTGTCGCGCAACGACATTGTTTTCAACAATTGTCGCATCACTTCCGATTCACTAATGACCCTCAATCGGGAGGATATTAATCACTAGTGTATCGCCGGGGCAATACAACTTTCCATCCTAAGAGTTTGGCTTGGTACTTTCGGTTCGATCTTCTAGTTTCTTTAGCTCTGTCCTTCTTGTTGTTGTTTCCTTACCTCATAATAGGTCCTAAATTTTAGCTTTTCCCTTTCCCTGCCCAGTTAGGGGTGTTGTGTACTTGTAAACTCGTTTTCTCCCACTTAATAAAAAGATACGCACCTCTCCTGcgtatttaagaaaaaaaatgtaagacgtattttgtttaaaaaaatcaaattttattaattttgatcgataattagtcaaattatatgcatgttcaGTATACAAAATTTGTTACAATAGATTTATATTCAAAAAACtttaatataatgttaatttcatagtaattgaaaatatattataagataaattaACGATCAAAGTTACCTTTAATGAGTTTTTAGaataaaatacgttttacattCTTGAAAAGACGGAGCGCTTCAGAAAAGTCTAACATGGAAACTACAAACTAATTCTGTGAGCTCATGAACTCACCACACAATACCGTGAGAAAGGGAAAGTGAAGAGGCAATGCCATAGAGCAAGTTTCCTTGATTAAAGGAAATATTTGTAAGACTCGCCTTTAATATTTGTGGTTTGCCAGATACCTCCCCATCTCTTGATGTCAAAAACCACCGTAGGTCAGTCGAGCATCGACCGCATATCATGTTCATTCTAGCATATTTTGATGATTTTCAACATTACTTCCAATGTCACCTGAACCATTTAATCCGACCTAGCACAGGGAAAGAGACCAATTGCCGATAATAATTACAAGGCATAGCTGAAGTGTCTGGAATTGTAGAACTGCTATACTATTTAGAGAAGAATTGAGAAACCTGAGATAAAACGGAGGCATGCCGTGATGGCCTGGAGATGGTGGCTTCCTGGGGTGTTACTCACGTTACTTTGGAGACGGATTCACAAACTGTGGTGCAAATATGGAACACAAGAGATATCCATCGATCGATATTGCGACAATTCTTGCTGACATCCAAGAGCTAAGCATTGCttactcttctttttctttagtCCATGTAAGGCGGACGGCAAACCTTTCGGTTCATCTTTGCGCAAGAAATGTCTCGGCCACTAGGACTCGAGACTTGTGGCCTATTCAGGCGCCATCTTTCTTACTGCAATGCTGGCAGTGTGACTGTAGTCCTAATGGTTAATGAAGAGGAAACCTcttgttctaaaaaaaataaaagataactTATATTAAGAATTGAAGGGGACCAATTACCTACAAAGGACTACATAAACAatatcaagaaaaaaatattaatctAGGCAGTTCatggagatagtggcaatgccACTACGTCCATGATAAACTCGTATTTGGTTCTAAGTAGCAAATGTGATGgattctatatatattttggcTTATTGAATTATGGAAGAAATCCATACATTAACAATCTAAAGATTATACTAGAGTATATGCATGTCTCATTAGCATGCGTATCCGTTTCATATAATGAATTTCATAACTTGAACATGATTGACTCTTGATAATCCCTCTTCCTCCCCTTCCGGTTAATGGCGTCAACATGAAGCAAAGAAACTAGTTCATTTTTTCTGCTAAACTGGAGCTTGAAGCCTTCAATACACGGAATTTGCCAGGAGAGAACTGGCCATAGCACAAGCTGTCAAGAAAGCATGCTTTTTCTGAACTGCCAGCTTCAACTTGTAAGTTGATGCGACTCAGGAGCTATCATGATGCAGTTCATATATTGGTTACTGTACAAGGTATGAACGACCCAGGATCACACTAGCACAGCAAGAGCATATGCAAGGCTGTAGTTTCTTTGGTTGCTTGTTGCCATGTTTACCGTAATTTCGTGTCAAAAGCGTTACAAGCTACAAATCTTGTGCTCatccacctctctctcccttttttcGTCTTCCTTCTCTcactcttttccttcttctctctttccttttttctctccctcatccatgacaaaaaaaaatgatgagagAGGTTAAGAGGATTTTCATTGGCTGCGAAGCAGTTGAGCGACCGGAGCCTATCCGTCTTTGCGTGAGCATAAATAAATTTCTCATAACAAACTTTATCACAACCCAATCTACAGTTCTATACCCACCCGAGTTTGGTTCGTCACTAGGAACTATGTTGCTAGAGCAAAATTGAATACAAATATTTAGATAacagttcaaatttgaactaaatatTAAAAGTTTCTTAGTCTATCACCTCTTCTAAACACCGCCAATAGAGAAATCTATGCGGCAAATGATTTGGCTCTAGTTTACTCAACCGAGGGAAAAGGGAAATGCTCCATATCCACGTCAACAGTGGAGGATTTGATTGCCAAGTCAAGGTGTTGAGAGGGACCTAGGGGCAAAAGCGAGATAGTGGGGAGAATCAAAAACCGCACCCCCGAGGCCACAAATCAAGCTTGTGGCTCTCGACCACCCTCCCCTTGCCTAcgtgccctcctcctcctcctccttaaaACCATCCCCAATCCCGTTGGGAGCGAGCCCAACAGATCGATCAGAGATAAAATCTCATAGCATCGACCGTCCCTACCGCCGCATGCTTCTTGTTCTCTGCAGCTACGATGCGATAGAATAATAGTGctctgagaagaaaaaaaatccaagaacGCAAGGTAGAAGAAGCCAAGAAACTGAGTAGCTTGGTGTGGTGAGTGATAGGACGGAGAGATGGCGGAGtgcagaggaggcggcggaggagactGCTTGATTAAGCTGTTCGGGAAGACCATCCCTGTGCCGGAGGCCGGCGGCGACGTTGCTAAGGTTggtttcttgtttctttgtagTTTCTTCCCCTTACTCTCCGCTGTTGAAATTGGAGTACGGACTGGGGACTCGAAATTGGAGTGATCGGTAGTATGTGCTTGGATACAGTGATCCGGATACCTATATGGGCATAGAGCAATCAGAATTGAGTGTCGAATTTCGGCTGGGAATTCTATTGGTTTATGAGTTTGggagctgttttttttttcagctggTAAAGGGTGTTCGATTCGTTTGATCATGGCAACTCATGTAGTTAGTGTCGAGTTGGTACTATAGGAGTATTTGATTGTGTATTTGGATCAAGAATAGCCCCTTGAATCTTGAAATCTTATCTCTTGATTCTACAGACTCGGAGGTGCTTGGGATGGtgaatttttccttttcttttgttctacTTTCTGTTCTTCCTTTTTGGGAGGTGCCTGTAATAAACAAGCATATTTGGCTTCCATTAGCAAGAGAATTATTGCAAGTGTCTTCTTTTCTTACAATCTCTATTCGAGGATAACAACAGTGTTCTTTCTGTTTTCGTTTAAGTTATGGACATGATTTTGTCAGCCGAAGAAACCTTTAATAATAGCAGTATCTTCAAAGATGGTGCAGGATTTTTAGCTGTATGAAAATTTGAACCAGTAATCCTATGCTTATGTTACCCTTTTTGATTGTTTCCTTTCCCCTTGCTTCCACGGATTCTGCTGAAAGCAGCTATATCTTTTTCTTATCCTGCTGGGCTCCCGAAGCAGCTGTATCAACCACTACCGATTGCAACATCCTTGATTTGTTTCTTGAGCTAGAGATCAGAACATGTGCGCTGTATAAATTACATCACCACACTATCGTGTTAGAAATTCAGAATACGTCTAGATGTGTTTCAGTTACAAATCAAAACTGAAAAAGAAATAAACTTTACAGTCATGGATCCCACAGATGCAATTATTCCTGTATAGCCTCTGGGTGAAACTTCAATTTTTCAACGATAAAACTGAAACTTGCACTCTCCTCGCAAGAACTACAGTAATTCAAGAACTCAGCAAGATTATCTGCTTGATTACAGGACCTTAAACAAAGTGGCAGCAGCACGACTGAACTGAAAGCACAAGAAAACATCCTTCAGGAATCCACAGGATCACCTTCACAGCTGGAGGTCGCAGACACCGAAGATTCATCAGCAGACcaagaacagcagcagcagggtgAGACGGCCAACCAGAAGGAAAAGCTGAAGAAGCCTGACAAGATCCTGCCGTGCCCCCGGTGCAACAGCATGGACACCAAGTTCTGCTACTACAACAACTACAACATCAACCAGCCACGCCACTTCTGCAAGAACTGCCAGAGGTACTGGACGGCTGGTGGTGCCATGCGTAACGTGCCTGTGGGTGCAGGCCGCCGCAAGAGCAAGAGCGCATCGGCCGCTTCCCAATTCCTTCAGAGGGTTAGGGCTGCTCTGCCGGTCGATCCTCTCTGTGCTTCAGTCAAGACTAATGGCACGGTGCTCAGCTTCGGCTCCGATATGTCCACCTTAGATCTCAAAGAACAAATGAATCACCTAAAGGAGAAACTCGTCCCAATAACACGCATCAAAAGAACTGATGACCCATCAGTTGGTTCTTGTACTGAAGGATCTTCAAAGGGAGAAGAGTCAAAGCAAATGGACCAAAAGGATAAAGTTACGGCAGACAAATCTGCAAATGTTCTGCAGCATCCATTCATGAACGGGGTAACCATGTGGCCATTCAGTTGTGCACCACCGCCTACCTGTTACTCCTCAGGCATCGCAATGCCGTTCTACCCAGCAGCTGCTGCTTACTGGGGCTGCATGGTTCCAGGAGCCTGGAACACCCCATGGCCGCCTCACTCCCAGTCGGAGTCTGCTTCGTCGCCTAACTCTGCTTCTCCAGCATCCACGATGTCAAATTGCTTTACACCAGGAAAGCACCCTAGAgatggtgatgaagaagatACCAAAAGAAATGGCAAGGTGTGGGTGCCGAAGACAATCCGGATTGATGACGCAGATGAGGTGGCAAGGAGTTCTATCTTGTCGCTAATTGGAATCAGTGGTGATAAGAAAGATGGCAGAGGGTGTAAGCTTGCAAGTGTTTTTGAGCAGAAGGAAGAGGCAAAGATGGCAATCAATGGCTTGCCATTCTTGCGAGGGAACCCAGCTGCGCTCTCGCGGTCGCTGACCTTCCAGGAGGGATCTTGAGCATCATCTTAACATCAATGCTACAAAAACCATTTAGCGTGGTACAGCTGAAATTGTACATTAGAGGATTGTAAACTAGGTATGGGCAATGGACTGTATAACATAGCTCATAGCTGCAAGAGGACCTTGTAACTATAACAGATATTTGTAGATGGCTATTTGGGTTGGGGAAGGATAAGGAGAGGAAGTTCCCTTATTTGTTGATAAATAATATAATGATTAGAATATTTGGTTAAATGATTCTCTTTCAGCAATAGCATCTGATAACTGGCCGTTGGCGCATTCCAGTGTATGAAAGTGGTCCACTGTATCCTTCGAAAATGGTTACTTTTGTGCATATATCCATCTTGTATCCATTTGTCTATTACTTCTGGAATAAAAATTGGCAGGTACAAAAGAAACAGTATCtgagttttttttccctttgtcAGTATCTTTCTTTCTCGGTTTCTTAtcctttgtttctttcttccttttattTGAGATAATTGGATCATGAAAGTGATGCAAAAAGTAGACAAAGGCACAGAAGAAAGTAGGAAAGCGATAGACAACTACTGAATGTCCCACTGACCTTAAATGTGAGAGCAGAATATATTATTGCCTTCACACATACTGCCAACTGTCCTGCAGAAAAATCTAGCcaataagaaaagatgaacacaaaAAAGACCTAAGTGCACACAAGTTCTGCAAAAAGTCTAATTTCTAGTAAGGCAAAAAGTGACTGTTTCTGACAAAGAAACAGGCAACCGGGGCATTTCAAGATCCCTGTTGTCGGACGGCGAGTAGACCTTTAACTTCCTACCCATCCAGGTTCGAATCATAGGACCAATCTaatttctgatattttttctttaactgATGGGCAAAGCGCTTGTccttgtcttttttttaaaaaaaaaaattagtcaaATTCCATAATTCATAAAATGTGAAAGAAGCAGTATTTGTAATATGAATAATTTGATATTGTAGTTGGGTCTGCTCCTTGCATATTGATATGACACAGGGAAGTCTGCTTACAGTATTTCTCATCAACAGACACTTGAAATTTGCTGACGATGTGGTGCTAGTTGACGAGAGTAGTATAGGGGTTAATAGAAAATTAGAGTTTTGGAAATATACTTTATAATCAAAAGGTTTTAGATTTAGTAGGACAAAACTGGGTATATGAAGTGCGATTTCGGTGCTACTAGGTGTGAGGGAGAAGATGTTAGTCTCAAAGGAGAGATGGTTCCCAAGAaagatacctttcgatatttgagATCAATGCTACAAAGGGATGACGATATTgatgaagatgttagtcatagaatcaaagtCGGGTGGATGAAATGGCGCCAAGCTTCTGGCATTCTATGTGACAAGTGACTGCCACAAAAGCTAAAAGATAAGTTTTATAGGACAGCGATTCGACCcgtgatgttgtatggcgcTGAATGTTGACCAACTAAAAGGCGATATATCCAACAGTTAAGTGTAGCAGAGATGCGCATGTTACGATGGATTTGTGGTCATACAAGAAAGGATTAGATccgaaataatgatatacatgatagAATAGGGATAGCGGCAATTGAAGAAAAACTTGTCTAACATCGGTTCCGATAGTTTGAACATATCCAACGAATACCTCTAGAGTCACCTGCGCATAACAAGATACTGATGCGTGCTGATAATGTGAAGAGCGGAAAGAGTCGACCAAACCTAACATGAGATGAGTCTGTAaagagacttgaaggaatgaACTATCCTAAAGAACTATCCGCGAATAGAAgcgcgtggaagttagcaatccacgtgacagaaccataacttatgcatcagtctccttgtaccgttattacttttatttttttattattactagtacctttattatcattattgttttctatcatctttttagttggatcttgtgggtttcatctctagtctacctaaacttgcttgggacaaaggttgTTACTGTTGCTGTTGTTGTAGACACTTGAAATTTAGGATGCATATATATGAAGAAAATCTGGTACCCATCTCATCAAGAAACATATGTTGATAGGTACtacaagacaaaaaaaaatccatttgtTAGGTAGCACGCCCTTTTGAAATGTTTCCATAACATGCATTATTACCACCACTCATCCTACTTTTTCACTCATTGACATCTGGTAGTGCCAACTCCACAGACCATTGTCAACCATTTTAATAGGCCAGCATGTTTGACCTTAAATCGAAACTTACAATGTCTTTACATCCATATAAAATCTAGTCTACTTGTTACGAAAACATACAAATTTTGCCTCCAAAGAAAAACATCAGTTAAAGTGTAATGATGGTTGTTTattggagggaggagagaaggGGGATGACGACCATGGAGGTTGCCGGAAGCTAGAGTTTGGGCGCAAGGAGGCGACggtgtgagagagagaaggcGAGGGTCAGCTAGGCACCAGGCGCCTGGACGGCAAGAAGGGTTTCTCTTCTAATTTTGCTTATCTCTTTATTGATAGTTTACTTAGCCCTTAAGTAATCTATTACAATTTGGAAAGTTCTGAAAAATCCTAATCTACTTGACAGCCAAGAAACGATATGGATCCGACCGTCGCTAAGTACATGCGACCAGTCTTATTAGGCCATGAGCTAGATTTTGACCCATGACATATCTCCCCACTTTCACTTGCAGCTCGTCCTCAAACTGCTAATTGGGAAAAACTCTGCATGATGCAAGGTGGGAGCCATGGCTGAAGCCTGAGGAAGTCCTGTGTTGAAAAACGAGTTCTACTCCCATGCGGCTCCCTGACGTGACAAGGTAGTGTCGGAGATGGTTGATGAACTCCATTAGTCTTGCTTTGATGTTGACGTGGGTGGCCTAGAGTCGAAGGAGTCTGTATATCATTGTTGTGCCATTGATGTTGACGAAGAAGAGATACTTGGCGATGAGCTCGAAGAAGACATGGATTATGGTGACGACGTCCTTGGAGATGTCGTAGAATCCCTTGAAGATGATTGCAGTGTAGTACTTCCTTGTATCTACGTGCATCCTTGTACCCATTGGAAGATTTTTGCAAGACAGAGTTAATGTGTTCCTTCTGGATGTTGATATATGTCATGCACTAGTAGTCTGTCACATGTTAGGTAGGGGAATTGAAGATCATGCACGCAACATACGATCCTCCTGGTTCCCATAGGAACGAGGTAAGCAGGTAGACGATAAGGACCATCCCAAGAGCGGCGAAGGTCCCAAAGAGGAAGGATGGTGCGGTGGTGACCATCTGGACTTCGGCGGTTGGCGACACGATGGATGTAGCCAAGGCTGGTGGTGGAACGATAGTCTTTGAAGCATGTTGTGTGATGATGTGGACGGCCTTGTTGGAGACGGTGTGAACAGGAAGGGCGGACGTACGTTCCTCCTGAACGTTGATGGTTGTTGGATGCAATGGAGGTCGAGCAACCGTTGTCGGTGTAGAATGCCCGAAGATGAAGTTGTTAACAACAAGATGGACGTGGTCATTGATCTTGGTCGATTGCAGTAGAAGAGGACAATCGATCAACCCAACACGAAGGACACATCCTAGCCAGGGAAAAAGCACGCCTGGAGGACACCCGATGTTGTTGGGGTGGTGCTTAGTTGCTCCACCGTTGTTCAGGTATAAGCGGCGATGTCGTGGAACATGGAGATAGTTGCGACCTTGGAGCCTTCTCTCGCCATTGAAGGTAAGGTAGTTAGGGAAGGGTACCGCATGTAGCTGTTGTAGAAGGATGCAAATGGCAATGTACAGGATGGCGAACCTAAGGGCATAGAGGACTTGTTTAGGAGATGGTCGATGAGTTGAGGCAAGTGGTCGCTATCGAAGAGATGTAGGGGCAACCAGAATTGACCCAGACACTTGAAGTGGAGGAGGTCGGATCAGGCGGCCGGTCCGCGCCACTGGGTATGAAAACCGTCGTCGGATCAGCATCGTTGTAGGGTTGTTTGGTGCCAAGCTCGAAGGTTTCCCACCGAAGGACTTGTAGATCGGCGGTGGTTCTGTGGCATCAAACGCCCTAGGGCCTCTTGCCCTGAGCGTGAACTCTAGGTCGGTCGTGGATGGCGAACGAGAGTTTGCGGCTATTGAAGTGCCATAAGCTTCGGTGAAGGACTCTGTGACCGCGGTCACCGCAAAATCCTGTGTAGTGGCCGTGTGTTCCTCCTGAACACTATGAGCTGCCATAATAACAGGTTATGCATTGTGCATGATCTGACCATCTGTAGAGAAATTTTTTGGGTCATAGAAAATAGCAAATGGTACGGCAAAACCTGTGGAAAGGAAGTCTCTGGTCACATCCTCCACGAATTTTGGAGAAGCAAATGAGACGACACCATGCGTGTCGGGGAAGATGTCATTGGCGGATGGCACGCAAAGGTCGGCGACGCCGATCAACTCTTGATGAACAGTATCATGGGTATTGTTCACGCAGTGTAGTAGAATCCACATGGAACTGTCCACCTTGCGCcgaggtggaagaagaggctGGAAGAAGAATCTCAGAAGGCGACGTGGTGGCAGGCCTGGCTAAGTCGTGGAGAACAATGTCGATGCCGGTGGAGGAGTCGTCGTCGGGCACACCTAGGGAGACATGGGCAGCACCGCCTAGCGTCGAGTTTAGATGGAAGACCAGCATAGAGGGAACGCCGATGTTCGACGTGTAGACGATGTTGCGGGAGCGTTCATCCGACAATGGTCATCGGAAAGCGTTGGTCATGACCTCCAATGAAGCTGCTAATGATGGGACGATGCAGGATGACGGTTGACGGCAGTGAAGCAGTTGAAGATGTGTCGATGATCGATAGTGTGGTGGCAGGCGGCGGAATGAAGAAAGCATCCATCGATGCACCGCAGTTACCATGCTACAGATCATCCTTGTTGGTACAAGCATCTGAGGCTGGCGGTCGGCGCGATAAGGGGAAAAAAGCTTAGACGCCTCCTTTGGATCCCGAGGGCCGTTGAGGGTGGCGAATAAATCAGCAAACCATTGTCAGCGTTCTTGGCGGTATTCCTCAAGTTGCAGACACAGGTCAGCCCATGATGGCGCAGCATCGGAGACGAGTGGAGCATGAAGATTGGAGGAAATCGGATCGGCATGGGTACTGTTCACGAACGGAACAGTACCATCGGTACTGTTCATGTAAGGAATAGCCCTGCGGTTGTCGTTGTCGAGGTCGATGCAGTCTTTCCCGATCACATCTACACATGTAGATCTTGAGTTGACTACAGGATCGATCCCTCCGACAAAATCCATGACGTCAGAGTggtctctgataccagatgtaatggtggttgtttattagagggaggagaggagggggatggCGACCATGGAGGTCACCGGTAGCTATGGtgggtggcggctagggtttgggcgcAAGGAGGCGGCAACATGAGAGAGAGAATGCGAGGGTCGGTCAGGCGTCAGGCGCTTGGACGGCAAGAAGAAAGGTTTCACTTTTAATTCTTGCTTATCTCTTTATCGATGTGCTAACTTGGCCCCTAAGTAATCTATTACAATTTGAAAAGTTCTAGAAAACCCAAATCTATTAAACAACCAAGAAACGGCATGGACCTAGACGTCACTACAGTACACGCGGTACTGTTCACGCCGGTGAACAGTTCCCACGAGTGGGCTTTTGGGCCAGCCAGTCTTATTGGGCCATGACATAAAGACGTAATAAAAAAGTCAAACAATGAATTTAGAAACAAGAAAAGGTGCTTaaagctgtttttttttcctgtctaAATCTTCAAAGTTAAAATTTTTCTAACTAAGCATCCTTCTGACCAGATCAAAATTCTGATTTGTATTCCTCTATGTGCAATCTTTTGGTGGTGAAAACACATGTTTAATGTGATACGTTAGGGGGGAATACTATTTGTACTAATACAGCATGatagggagagaaaaaaaatcatatatttcTCTGCTATTGGATGTGCACCATGTTTATCGTTGTGACTTTCGGCCATGTTATGAAACAAGTGAACCATCCCTTTTGACATCTAAAGGTCAAACCCAAAAGTGCCTTTTGGTGTCTACATATCATTGGAAACTTTTTTAGTGCACTTTCCCGTCGAAGGCAAGCAACACAAAAGTTGCACTAGAGCGCTTAAGTGGACTCACTGGTCACTGAGAATACCTACCTTCGAGTCCAAATAAGTATTTACCAAATTGATCATACttcttttgaaaattattttaaGTATGAAGTCAAGATTAATtac of Phragmites australis chromosome 3, lpPhrAust1.1, whole genome shotgun sequence contains these proteins:
- the LOC133911689 gene encoding cyclic dof factor 1-like → MAECRGGGGGDCLIKLFGKTIPVPEAGGDVAKDLKQSGSSTTELKAQENILQESTGSPSQLEVADTEDSSADQEQQQQGETANQKEKLKKPDKILPCPRCNSMDTKFCYYNNYNINQPRHFCKNCQRYWTAGGAMRNVPVGAGRRKSKSASAASQFLQRVRAALPVDPLCASVKTNGTVLSFGSDMSTLDLKEQMNHLKEKLVPITRIKRTDDPSVGSCTEGSSKGEESKQMDQKDKVTADKSANVLQHPFMNGVTMWPFSCAPPPTCYSSGIAMPFYPAAAAYWGCMVPGAWNTPWPPHSQSESASSPNSASPASTMSNCFTPGKHPRDGDEEDTKRNGKVWVPKTIRIDDADEVARSSILSLIGISGDKKDGRGCKLASVFEQKEEAKMAINGLPFLRGNPAALSRSLTFQEGS